A genomic segment from Paucidesulfovibrio longus DSM 6739 encodes:
- a CDS encoding HIT family protein, protein MDVLWAPWRMNYILGPKPDECVFCIPADSSEDHERLILHREKHCFVIMNKFPYNNGHLMVCPFRHVSCITQLSAEEALESVELIRKCVHIFKEAFRPQGINVGLNLGDAAGAGIAAHLHWQLVPRWNGDASFMAVFGETTVIPQHLESTYGMLKPYFETK, encoded by the coding sequence ATGGATGTTCTTTGGGCGCCTTGGCGAATGAACTATATTCTCGGCCCAAAGCCGGATGAATGTGTGTTTTGCATTCCTGCGGATTCTTCCGAAGACCACGAGCGGCTGATTTTGCATCGGGAAAAGCACTGCTTTGTGATCATGAACAAGTTTCCATATAATAACGGGCACCTTATGGTCTGCCCCTTCCGCCATGTCTCCTGCATCACGCAATTGTCTGCGGAGGAAGCCCTGGAATCGGTTGAATTGATCCGCAAATGCGTGCATATATTTAAGGAAGCGTTTCGGCCTCAGGGAATCAACGTGGGCTTGAATCTGGGAGATGCGGCCGGCGCCGGCATCGCCGCGCACCTGCACTGGCAGCTTGTGCCCCGCTGGAATGGCGATGCCTCGTTCATGGCCGTGTTCGGTGAGACCACCGTCATTCCCCAACACCTGGAATCGACCTACGGCATGTTGAAACCCTATTTCGAAACCAAATAA
- a CDS encoding lipopolysaccharide assembly protein LapA domain-containing protein, giving the protein MRYVKLAILALCVAVGVLFFMQNDAQFTAMLNIKLDLYAVKLVGAGIPLYAVVVGAFLLGVLLSLLYFVIEKINSTRQLRSCNKKMRSLEQELTSLRNLPLNDTNYSNGFGTDSLSSQPQEENN; this is encoded by the coding sequence ATGCGCTATGTCAAGCTGGCCATCCTGGCGCTCTGTGTCGCTGTCGGCGTTCTCTTTTTCATGCAGAACGACGCGCAGTTCACCGCGATGCTGAACATCAAGCTCGACCTGTACGCGGTCAAGCTCGTCGGAGCGGGCATCCCCCTCTATGCGGTGGTCGTCGGGGCCTTTTTGCTCGGCGTGCTGCTCAGCCTGCTGTATTTCGTCATCGAGAAGATCAATTCCACCCGTCAGCTTCGCTCCTGCAACAAGAAGATGCGCAGCCTGGAGCAGGAGCTCACCTCCCTCCGCAATCTTCCTTTGAACGATACCAATTATTCCAACGGCTTCGGCACGGATTCCCTTTCGTCCCAGCCGCAGGAAGAGAACAACTAG